In the Castor canadensis chromosome 1, mCasCan1.hap1v2, whole genome shotgun sequence genome, AAATGGTTAATTTTTTAGAGATGATGAaagtattgctttaaaaattatttcttctcttctggaGAAATATACTGAATTATTCATAGGTAGACTGGTACCATATATGgaatttgtttcaaaatttagGTGGAGGATGGAAGAGGGATTGAGGGACAGTGAGTTGAGATTAGTTTAAGTGGGATGACAAGTACTAGTCATTCATCATAATCATTATCTCTACTTCTAGGGAAGAACAACATTttctacaataaagaaaaaatatgaacacaAACAACACAATATTAGGTAGTGTTAGGTAAGCTGGTGAAACACTGGTACCAGAATCTGCATTCCAATTTAGGAGTCCAATCATCCAAGGAGCTTTtgctaaatacattttcttgaccaCCACTATCTTCATGAGCCCTAAAGACTGCACAAACTGTATTACATCCCTAAGGATTGTGGGAGTGGGGAAAAGAGGCTGAGAACCATGGTGCAAACACCTTAGGAGCTGGGAATGTCATTATTCATCCAATATTTATCTCAATGCCTGACATTTAAGAGGTATCAAGAAATATTTGGTGAAGTAAtgaaacaatgtgtaaatgaATAGGTGAGCTTACTAGTAGCTAATTGCTAGATGTGCAAAAAACACCATTCATAATTGATATGAAAAAGTTACTCAAATTTAGAGTAGGGCTCTCTGTTTCAAGTGGAATGGGTTGCCTTCATAAAGCCACAGACTAGTCACTTCTAACAGCTACAGGTAAACACCCagcttaaaaatagttttaaatacaCAATTGGGTTGAATGTGGCTGGTAAATATTCTGATTCTACAATCTGTTTTGGACAAGACACTACTTCTTATGTGACTAAACAAAGCAAACAGTAGTCATGTTTGGTGTGCTGAAATAAGtattctatttgcaaaaaaggctGAAAATCTGAATAAAGACACCACATTTTCCAAGGCTAAAGGGGAAATATAGAATGATAAATACCCACATATGTTTACATAGCccccaaagaagacatacaacaaccaaatatggattttttttgtctttaaagtaCAAAATAGAGCCAAGTCTACAGTCTGACAAAGGGGAAGAATATCTCGACCACAAGAATAATCAAATTATAAAACTGGGAGAAGTCATTGTGCTAATGAAAAAACAGACACCTAGAAAACTTAAGATGAAATACTCTGAATAGTTGGGGGTAGCCAAGTTGAACAAATGGTATGCACAGGTGCAAAGTGCTATAAATGAAGAGCTGAGAATTAGTCTCTGGGCATTCAAAGGAATAACATCTAACAAGGGTGTCAGTATCATTTTCAATTACAAACAAAagagtatgtgtatgtatgttacaatacacaaaattattaaaatatatatttttaaaaatttttattatcataaattatttattatttacctacatgtatataacatactttgattgaattcaccccatctatattagCCTTTTTtaacctctctccttcctcctccctccttttgaatttttagtgagtttcataatgttatttttatacatacacataatatACTTccatcataaaatataaaaattccttgcaaaacaagTTCTTCATTCTAGTACAGAAAATAACCATAATACTCcctcatttactttttcaaaatctTGTCCAAATAAACCACACAAATGGTAGACAGTTGTTTTCTCTCAATTATCTTTTGTGGTCTCTTATCCATGCAGCAGAGTTCTATAATTACAAAAGCTATTCCATATATAATTTCCAAATGATGAAAGACTGACTAGAATATAAGCTCTCAGGTTTTTCTGATATTCTGAACTTATATAAAAGCCTTATTTCATGTGCTTCTGAGAATTACATAGAGACATAAGTGataatgtaaatttttaatgtggcaattaagaaaatgtttaaaattgagaggagaaagagaagtaagAATGAGCTATACATTTACATTTCTACAAGATGTTTTGTTTACATTCCTGGCCCAAGGGCAAGCAAAAgggataaaaaaatcacaaaccttTAGTTTATCTACCCATCAAACATTCAATTACTATACTTACTGATCAATCCTGAATCCATACCACTTTAATTCTAGAGAGATACAATAAGATATATCTTTACTGTATATGGAATTCTCCTTCACCTTTACAGTTGATTTGATTTAGATCCAAAATTATCAAATTCAGTAAGATACAAAATTTGTTCTCTCAACTTCCTGTCTCTACTAGATTTAgtgttataaaagaaaatactaactACTGCAATTGACAATGgtaatgtttattttcatctttgggGGGAAATGTTTCTAATTGGGATGATTCAAGATCCCTGAAGGAAATTGTAATATAAACcaatggtattttttaaaaaataaaagcaaagcatgaagaattttttcttctaaaatgagCATAACAACATtgtacaaataaatataatatgagATTATTAACTCATGAGAACTTACACTAAAATCCCCAAATGCAAAACAGTAAACTTATACCTTCActattttgttcctttctttcaaGTCTAGGAATAAGTAGCAATTGGGATGTTACTGTCAAGAAAGCTATGTAATAATTAAAGAATTTATTTGATGGCTTCAATCCATATCCCTCCAAACAGAACATTTCTCCTATTTTTACATACTACCAAATATTTCCAACCAAATAACATGAGAATgtgcttttcaaaaataaaaagagagaatcaTCATTCTATCATGAACCAACACTGGTGTAGtaacttctaaaataaaattacagaaaaagatGGCATATGGTTAAAACTATTAATATATATTTCAGACAAagagtttatttttcaataagaaaataaggaaaaagagaacCCAACCTGATTTTGTTTCCCTGCCCAATAGAACTTTCCACCATAATTAGCACTTACCACCTCTGAAGGGAGGAGCTTAAACTCAGTGAACCTCATGCAGTAAGGGAAAAACAGTATAAATACCTTAGGGCAGCTCTGGAGAGGGCAACTTCTGCACTGCTCATCTAGGCAGAGGAGGCCTCAGAAAGCTGTCACAACACCAACTTCCAGGAACTTGTAGCACTCAGGTAGGTGTATGGAATGAGTGTCACTGGTAGACTTGCAGGTGAGCTTGTTGGGAAGCAAGCTTCAATAAGTTGACTAtttgcttttgatttcttttcttttttgtgtgtgtggtacatgatttttaaaaatgactttttatcAAAATGCACTCAAAaagatttatttgtttctatctACAAATAATTCTAAATCTGGATCCCAATATGTTTTGAAATACTAGATATTTCAGGCCATATCAGAGATTCTGACATAAAGCCATTCTGACATAATATAGACATCCAAAGatgacttgttttttgttttgtaaatcattttatttattatttgattaCTTGAATGTGGCTTCTAAAACCAAGTAAGACACATAACTAAAATCTCATCTCACATTAATTTATGGAATGTATTCAAAGTACAGAGGATCAggttaaagaacagaaaaatgtttGAAGAATTCATCTGTgcaacataagaaaaataaaacaggtcaATACAAAGCTGTATGAAattcctcttttctgttttttagaaTCCATCTGAGAATATGCTGCCACAAATAGCCTTTTTGCTGCTTATGTTCTTGAACTTGGTTCATGGAGGATTTTATGCTGAGCGGTACCAAACACCCACAGGTATAAAAGGCCCACCACCCAACACCAGGACACACTTCTTCATTCCCTACAGCATAAAGAATAGAGGtaaatgaattttctattttattctattaaCCAGCTGGTTAGAGCTTCTACAATCTTAATGGAGAGCTTCTCTTTAATAAAATGCTTTCAATTCTGGGCTTAATCTATTTTCAAATTCCTAAATTATGCCAAATTCCTAAAACAAATGATCTGTGGGAAAAGTAGGCTTGCAAAAGAACATTATTATCTCGCATACAATAAATATAATAGAAAGATACACCTGAAGAATTTCAAGGACTTTTATGTATGGagatctttttttcctcttaaatcaTGCTTCTGCACAAATAACTGTCTATAATCCAGAAATAATAATCCAatcaaaatttagaattttaactAAAAATAATGGCACAAAGAAGCAAGATGTATTTAGGTTTATATAGCTAAATacttaaacattaatttttaaaaactccttcaactataaaatatacacaaaacagGTTTTAATCAAATGAAACCTGATGGCCCCCAATAAGTCTAACAGGCAAACGAAGTAGAAATTCTCCAAATTATTTATACATTCTTACAGTTTAGTGGTTAAATGAACACTCTTAATTGCTACAGACTAGCCATGTGGCCTCAGGTAAGTAtttttcttcctgcatcttagtttcctcatttataaagcaTGGAGCACCTAGTTCCAGGGCTGCTGTGAAGCTGGGATGAGCCAGCATCTGTCCGGGGCTTTATGATTTGCTCTTACTACACTGACACACTACTTCCACTTCTACTGTACTGGTACCGCCCAAGATAAGTTTTAACTGTCCTCTTGAATCTACTCCTTATCTGTCTGGCTTTCTCTTACCACAAAGAGTACTGAGATAACCTGTAAAGTACTAAAGATTCCCAAGAAGGGTAATGGTTAGGTCACATCTTCACCAATTCCATTTTATAGCATTTGCTATAAACTGCCTGTAAAACTGAATAATATAAAGTGGTTGTAGGCTTTACATTTCCTTTCCATGTTTTCACTATGGCCATATATTCTGTTCTGTAAAGAAAGCCAAAGCCTTCTTTGTTATAAACTTTAAATAATCTTCTTTTGGGAACAATCATTTTGAGCAAAGGAAACTTACAAgactgttttaaaaaagaaagacaaaatgtaaaATGTTTCATGAAAGGTagcttaatatttaaaaataagagcacAACAGATAATCTTGAATGGCtcataataaagataaaataagaaaaagataaaagctaGGAAAGAAAGGGTAAAAGACAAAGAAACCTACTTCACTTGAAGCAAGAGATGTGATTGAAATTCTATGACATGCAGCACTGGATTCAGTGCTCTCTGATCACAAGTTCAGACTTTTTAATAGCAAGATCATTATAAacaattttgaattaaaaataaaatgtactgcTTTTAGAAGGTTAAGcatttttctatcttcccatcatCCTATTTTTGccagaacaaatgaaaatattttgttaacaGATGAAAAGTTTAGAAGctgtattttaacttttaaatctaCCTTAGTTTCTTTTTGATAAGGTAAGAGAAACTCAAATACATTACCATTCATTGACAGGCATTCACACACTATAACAAACATAAAAGCCCACACCTTATACAGTAAAACATTAAGTTGGTAACAGAAATTCAGAGTTTCTATATAATTCCTATGTATATATGCTCAATACAGGCTAAAAGAGAGTTCAGCTGCTAGACAGCTAGACAGACACCAATGCCACATTCTGACACAACCAGCCATGATTTCAGTTTGTGGCCATTTAAGAAACTTAATGGTAGGtagtcatttttctttaaggATGGCGCCACCCTAGTCCTATTCTTTCAGATGGCAACCTACAAACAAGGGCTATTCCCCAAGGATTCAACAGAAATCAAATTCTTTCCTGCACTGAGAGGATTAAAGCCCACTGAAGCAACATTCCAAGTGACAAGATCACCCTGTCTTTGGAGTCTAGCCTCAGATGGTGTCCAATGCAATAATTTTCAAtaagacttctttttttcctctttcttttacaGTAAAACATATTTCCAGTTAGACAAAGACAATTAGTTTTAATATAAACATGACCCTTATAATTAGATTCTGAAGCAAATCACAATAGGTGGCATTTTAAAGAATATGCTATTTTATTCCAAATCATTAAGAAATCctttatttgttcatgtattcTATCTGAATGTATCAACATCCATTTATACATAAGGAGACATCATGCAGGTACACTTGAGGTTATTCAGTAAGATACATGTTAATATATGAAAACTTTTCCAcaaattgttttttcttatagTCTTTTTCCTGATATCACTTTCTCAAATTCCCTGGCAAAAGCAGTATACATTTCATTGTTTGCAAACTGAAATATAACTCcaattaattcaaaatataaagctACTTAAATCTAATAGAAGTATCTTCCTATTTCAGCATATCTATTTTAATGATTTGCTCTGTATTTTGTATATAACAAATGGTTTTCAAATCTCTACCTAAGAGAATAATATTAGTATCACTGACTACTTTTTACATGTGACTCAATTAGTAcaagatctttaaaaattttttaatacatttgtaTACCAATGGCTAATACCTAAAGGGAACtatacttataaaaatatattttcactttcCCTTTAgtattcattttgttattttaagccattaaGAATTTAGAATTTAAGTCTGCtaattgtttttctataaaaaGATGAGGCTCAAAAGTCACCttgtagggctggggatgtaactcagtggaagagcatgagtgaggctctaggtttgatacccagtcccaccagaaaaaaaaaaaggagaagaaaaagttcGTAGCtacaaatcatttttacattttgagcATGTCTAAGTCAACATTACAGTGAACCATTTTCCAGCAGTGTAAGAATCTAAATGGTATAAACAGGCATTCTATGAATGAAAATTTacttaacagaaaataaaatttagtaagcagaaaatgattttaatataaattctACAACTGGACATTAAAAACCATGTGTAATTTTATTGTCATCTTTGATAGCTACTCAAGAATTTGAGAACTAAAGAATATTTTATGTAGCTATTTATGACAATTACTGCCAAAAGACATGATAACctttatgtatatattaatgcCTGCAATGCCCTATTCCATCCCAAATCTGAATGATAAAACAGCCCTTGAACACCTCTTAAAGCACTTATCTTATACACACTCATTTCCTGAGGCCCCTCCAGGACACGTTCTGCACTTCCCCCATGTCTGTGGACCAACAGCATTTTCTCATCATAATCCTGAATGAGGATTACTAAATTTAAATTAAGCACACCAGAAGAAATATTTCAGTCAAATGAACCAGTAGTTTTATGAAATTAaactatttatttgtatttagatAAGCACTTTCAGGCTATTTTATGTGTCTCACCCATTATTTctaattctctttctttgtttcaattTTAAATCAATACAGGAGAGGACAAAAGCTCACAGTAtacattaagaataaaataaatcagtCTAAACCTAAAATATAGTAGGGCATGGtagatataaattatatttaattccaTTTTCACCTGCATCTTCTAGCATAGCTTTTATAGCtcctaaatattttttcatttattccccacttgtctttttctttcttgtcaaaTATGTAGATAGTTTTCCTAAAACAAATGTGGCAAATTCACTTTCACTTCACACTTATTGTAGGGGAATTTTTCAATGCTAGCATATTTTTTATGGCTCAGTACGAAGTAATGAGCATGTTATAATGATCATGGTTTTGTGAAACCATCATCCctagaagtattttttaaaacaatataaattatATCACCTGAATGCACTAAAGACTGCCTAAGACAGGTCTAGAGTGAACGATACTGAACGACCCCTTCTGATTCATATTTTGAGAAGCACtagttatttttaatactaaCCATTCCCTATCGGGTGGTGTATTGGtgtgtcttttaggtatatcagTAAGAGGAGAACAAGGTATTCCTGGTCCTCCAGGCCCCGCTGGACCTCGAGGACACCCGGGTCCTTCCGGTCTACCAGGAAAGCCAGGCTATGGAAGTCCTGGACTCCAAGGAGAGCCAGGGTTGCCAGGACCACCAGGACTATCAGCCACTGGGAAGCCAGGTTTGCCAGGACTCCAAGGGAAACCAGGGGAGAGAGGACCATATGGACCAAAAGGAGATATTGGACCGGCTGGCTTACCAGGACCACGGGGCCCACCAGGGCCACCTGGAATCCCTGGTCCAGCTGGAATTTCTGTGTCAGGAAAACCTGGACAACAGGGACTTACAGGTGCCCCAGGACCTAGGGGCTTTCCTGGAGAAAAAGGAGCACCAGGAGCCCCTGGTGTGAATGGACAGAAAGGGGAAACAGGATATGGTGCTCCTGGCCATCCAGGTGAAAAGGGCCTTCCAGGCACTCAGGGTCCCATAGGACCACCTGGCCCTCCTGGAGTgggaaaaaaaggtgaaaatggGTTTCCGGGACAGCCAGGCATCAAAGGTGATCGGGGTTTTCCAGGAGAACAGGGAGCAACTGGTCCACCAGGGCCCCAAGGTCCTCCTGGGGAACGAGGACCAGAAGGCATTGGAAAGCCAGGAGCTGCTGGAGCCCCAGGCCAGCCAGGGATCCCAGGAGCAAAAGGCCACCCTGGGGTTCCAGGAATAGATGGGCCTCCAGGGGCTCCTGGCATTGGAAAGCCAGGCTTGCCAGGTATGAAGGGTCAAAGAGGACCTGCTGGCCTGCCAGGGGGTCCAGGTGCCAAAGGGGAACAAGGGCCTGCAGGTCATCCTGGGGAGCCAGGTCTGACTGGACCCCCTGGAAATATGGGACCCAAAGGACCAAAAGGTATCCCAGGCAACAATGGTATCCCAGGCCCTAAAGGTGAGACAGGGCCAGTTGGGCCTGCAGGAGCCCCTGGTGCTAGAGGAGCAAGGGGTCCCCCTGGGTTAGATGGAAAACCTGGGTATCCAGGAGAACCAGGTCTCAATGGTCCTAAGGGCAACCCAGGGTTACCAGGCCCAAAAGGTGACCCTGGAGTTGGAGGACCTCCTGGTCTCCCAGGCCCTGTAGGCCCAACAGGAGCTAAGGGAGTCTCTGGACATGACGGTGAGTCTGGTCCAAGAGGTGCTCCGGGAATACCAGGTACTAGAGGCCCCATTGGTCCACCAGGTATTCCAGGATTCCCTGGATCTAAAGGTGATCCTGGAAACCCAGGTCCTCCTGGCCCAGCTGGCATAGCAACTAAGGGCCTCAACGGACCCACTGGACCACCAGGGCCTCCAGGTCCAAGAGGCCACGATGGAGAACCTGGTCTCCCAGGGCCCCCAGGACCTCCAGGTCCACCAGGCCAAGCAGCCATGCCTGACAGCTTTATAAAGTCAGGGCAAAGGCCCAGTCTTTCTGGGATGCCTCTTGTCAGTGCCAACCAGGGAGTAACAGGAATGCCTGTATCTGCTTTTACTGTTATTCTCTCCAAAGCTTACCCAGCAGTAGGTGCTCCCATCCCATTTGATAAGATTTTGCATAACAGGCAACAGCATTATAACCCACAAACTGGAATCTTTACCTGTAGGATGCCAGGAATATACTATTTCTCCTACCATGTGCATGTGAAGGGGACTCATGTTTGGGTAGGCCTATATAAGAATGGCACCCCCATAATGTACACCTATGACGAGTATACTAAAGGCTACCTGGATCAGGCTTCAGGAAGTGCCATAATAGAGCTCACAGAAAATGACCAGGTGTGGCTCCAGCTGCCCAATGCTGAGTCAAATGGCCTATATTCCTCTGAGTATGTTCATTCCTCCTTCTCAGGATTCCTAGTAGCCCCCATGTGACCACTTCCAACCAAGATGGTCTAAATCTTCTGCTTGAAAAGGGATTCCCCAATTCCATCCCACCCACAAGATGCATTTGGAGGTAGACTGAAAATAATGTGAgcaattttcattttccaaaatacaGAGTTGAATtttcagaccaaaaaaaaaatttcccctatAAAAATGAGCACAACAGTAAATATGTGAAGACCCTTATGAGTTTCTAGTCAGCAATCCTGAAGCCTTTTGGGGGTTTTCTGTAAACTTCAATATTGAAAACTCACCATAAAAGttcatttatgtaaaaaaaaaaattaccacaaaaaacccacaaataggATTCTAAATCATGTTAAATTTGATTTCTGAAACtcagcattttctttaaaaataagattgttTCTAATAATTAATATGAGAACTTCTAGGAAACTTTCAGGTGGTTTCACATAACCTTATAGAACTTAAATACTTGAATAGTgaaatttaaaagatgccttATACCTAGGGTATTTCTGATGGTGCATTATTCTAATGCTTATATGGCCCCTTTCATCAAGAGTGATTCAAAGATTTGGATACACAGGTGCATGTATACTTTCTGAAACTCTCATGAGAAACAAAAATAGTGTGTTAAAATTAATCAGAAATACATGGTGCTTTactcataaacattttaaaatttttctgtgatTGCAGAAAAAGTTTCTATACATCTGACACAACTTGGTAAGGTGTCTGACCTAGTCTTATTTACTTAACACAGTGTGATTAATTTGATTTCATTCCTCATTGAATCGCTATATGATTTTATGAGTTTACAGAATATTTGTGTAAACAAAGGAATATTTGTACCTTGTGCCTCCTATTCCAGTGAAATTATAATTAAAGTTTCAAAATCTGacaagaaatggaaagatattatttatttatgctctgtactgtatttttatattactgTTTAACACTTTTAAGCTGTGCCTCACTTATGAAAGCATGAAGTGCTTAATCTACTCATTATCAACAAGCAATAAAATAACATCAATAGATTTTTAACTGAATTTACTTGAAATCAACAATTTGCTATTCTTGCCATGCACTTAAGGCTTTTCATTACACAAAGTTAATGAAGAAAAAAGCAATGAAGTAGTGAGAGGCTTTTATAGTTGTCATGGGTATCTCTCTCTACTGAGGATGGATATCTTCATATCCAGCACCCAACAGTACCCACAGAGGACAGTGAAGGAGAACCCACAAAATAGCATGCAGCTGGGGTCAAAGGCTGATGAGTAGACACAGAAAAGTGAGAAATCACCCTCAGAAAGCACTGATTTTCTTCTGGAAGGGAAAGCAGCAGGTATCAGAGAAATATGTAATTTGAATAATCATTGTTTATTGCCTTAGCATGTTAgtcataatatttaaaattattttgatgacTTCATTTACATTAAAAGGAAGGCATACAAATTTCTAATGTCAATCAAAAGGCAACATGTTTCTAAGCTGAAAAATGCTGGTCTTGAGCATTCATCAGCCAATTATTGAACCAAGCCAGTCTGATCCAAGACACTGGGTAACATATTATACAGGTTTCTACTTATTCCTGAGAACTAGCCTTTGTGTAACTCAAGCAGACCTGCAAATGAAAATACCACCAGCAGGCACTTTACCCATCTGTCTGTAACTATGACACTAATGGATATGGGTGTCACCAGTCCTCGTTCCCAAGCCAAGAGATAGCAACACTAGAATTTCAATTCCTGGACAACCTTACTAGCAGGCATGTAAAAGATAGCTTAATAGCACAACTCAGAAACACTGGTAATTATGACCATGAAACAAACATGAATAAAAAGTAAGCAGAACTTACTTTATAGCAACATTTAAGACCAAATTAAATCCTACGTATGGAGCATAGCAAAAGATGCAACTTCTTTCTAATTCAGTAAGCACACAGCATTTAACAAACATCTGTTaggaagcatttcttcatgttactCACCCTTAAAAGCTGACATCTTAAAATTGTGTTGTATACCAGCAACTATATCCTTccaaaaatcaaatgttttcTGACCActgttctgttaaaaaaaaaaatttccaaatgtaACAAATACAATAATTCTGTTTCTAAGCATAGCAGAAAATACTGgtaaataattatatttgtatTCTAAGATAGGGATTTATGCTTCAGAAACCATAGTAGATTAATAAAGTTCCCATTCTACTGAATgtgattttagaaagaaaaatattccataaaaatcactgctatacacacacacacatatatacataaatatatcattaaatattaatatagctcattattttatgaagaaaaaatttcTACTCATTACGAGGTCTAAAAATCATAATATTTTGAACACATAAGCAAATTTACAATTTTATATGATTTCTGTGACATCAGAATGAGTTACTTAGTGTATTATACCATCAATGGGGCCAAGAGGCCTTACAGCCCTCAAAGCTGGTGATTTCACAATTCAGTGTCCTCTTAAACCGCATGTCAACATAAAAGAGCAGTATGTCATTACAGGAGATATGACTGGGGTTATAAATTGAGTATTTAGACTATTTAAAGACACGTGAATCTTTCTta is a window encoding:
- the Col10a1 gene encoding collagen alpha-1(X) chain, translated to MLPQIAFLLLMFLNLVHGGFYAERYQTPTGIKGPPPNTRTHFFIPYSIKNRGISVRGEQGIPGPPGPAGPRGHPGPSGLPGKPGYGSPGLQGEPGLPGPPGLSATGKPGLPGLQGKPGERGPYGPKGDIGPAGLPGPRGPPGPPGIPGPAGISVSGKPGQQGLTGAPGPRGFPGEKGAPGAPGVNGQKGETGYGAPGHPGEKGLPGTQGPIGPPGPPGVGKKGENGFPGQPGIKGDRGFPGEQGATGPPGPQGPPGERGPEGIGKPGAAGAPGQPGIPGAKGHPGVPGIDGPPGAPGIGKPGLPGMKGQRGPAGLPGGPGAKGEQGPAGHPGEPGLTGPPGNMGPKGPKGIPGNNGIPGPKGETGPVGPAGAPGARGARGPPGLDGKPGYPGEPGLNGPKGNPGLPGPKGDPGVGGPPGLPGPVGPTGAKGVSGHDGESGPRGAPGIPGTRGPIGPPGIPGFPGSKGDPGNPGPPGPAGIATKGLNGPTGPPGPPGPRGHDGEPGLPGPPGPPGPPGQAAMPDSFIKSGQRPSLSGMPLVSANQGVTGMPVSAFTVILSKAYPAVGAPIPFDKILHNRQQHYNPQTGIFTCRMPGIYYFSYHVHVKGTHVWVGLYKNGTPIMYTYDEYTKGYLDQASGSAIIELTENDQVWLQLPNAESNGLYSSEYVHSSFSGFLVAPM